The following are from one region of the Selenihalanaerobacter shriftii genome:
- the thiC gene encoding phosphomethylpyrimidine synthase ThiC: MTQVTKAKEGKITNSMELVAKKEGVNPEFIRKGIAEGTIVIPANNNHHNLKPRGFGKGLSTKVNANFGTSEDYPEIDKELKKLKVAVEAGADAVMDLSTGEKITETRRTIMAETEVPLGTVPIYQATVETLNTGKAIIDMTVEDLFRVIEEHAKDGVDFITVHCGLTLETIRHLRDEDRITDIVSRGGSFMTGWMLHNEQENPLYEYYDRLLEIAYKYDVTLSLGDGLRPGCLADATDRSQIHELLILGELVDRAREAEVQVMVEGPGHVPYDQIETNIKLQKELCKGAPFYVLGPLVTDIALGYDHIVSAIGGTMAASAGADFLCYVTPAEHIGLPSVEDVREGVMASKIAAHAADIAKGVSGAKKRDLEMAKARKTLDWQRQIELAIDPKKAKESREAHNQTLKDEETCTMCGSYCAMKVVDKAL, from the coding sequence ATGACTCAAGTAACAAAAGCAAAAGAAGGAAAAATTACTAATAGTATGGAATTAGTAGCTAAGAAAGAAGGCGTAAACCCAGAATTTATTCGTAAAGGTATTGCAGAAGGGACAATTGTAATTCCAGCTAATAATAATCATCATAATTTAAAGCCTCGAGGTTTTGGTAAAGGATTATCCACTAAGGTTAATGCTAATTTTGGTACTTCAGAGGATTATCCAGAGATAGACAAGGAGTTAAAGAAATTAAAGGTAGCTGTAGAAGCTGGAGCAGATGCAGTAATGGATTTATCGACTGGGGAGAAGATAACAGAGACTAGAAGGACTATTATGGCTGAAACAGAAGTTCCCTTAGGGACAGTTCCTATTTATCAAGCTACCGTTGAGACTTTAAATACCGGAAAAGCTATTATTGATATGACAGTTGAGGATTTATTTAGAGTAATAGAAGAACATGCTAAAGATGGGGTAGATTTTATTACAGTTCATTGTGGTTTAACTTTAGAGACTATTCGTCATTTAAGGGATGAAGACAGGATTACTGATATAGTCAGTCGTGGTGGTTCTTTTATGACTGGTTGGATGCTACATAACGAGCAGGAGAATCCTTTATATGAATACTACGATCGTTTATTAGAAATTGCTTATAAATATGATGTAACTTTAAGTTTAGGTGATGGATTAAGGCCAGGATGTTTAGCTGATGCTACAGATCGCTCTCAAATTCATGAGTTATTAATCTTAGGAGAATTGGTGGACAGAGCTAGAGAAGCAGAAGTACAGGTAATGGTAGAAGGCCCGGGGCACGTTCCTTATGATCAGATTGAAACTAATATAAAGCTTCAGAAAGAGCTATGTAAAGGTGCACCTTTTTATGTTTTAGGACCATTAGTAACAGATATTGCTTTAGGCTATGACCATATTGTTTCTGCTATTGGTGGTACTATGGCAGCATCTGCTGGAGCTGATTTTTTATGTTATGTAACTCCTGCAGAACATATAGGATTACCAAGTGTTGAAGATGTACGAGAAGGAGTAATGGCTTCTAAAATAGCTGCTCATGCTGCAGATATTGCTAAAGGTGTCTCTGGTGCTAAGAAAAGAGATTTAGAAATGGCTAAGGCAAGAAAAACATTAGATTGGCAAAGACAGATTGAATTGGCTATTGATCCTAAAAAAGCAAAAGAGTCAAGAGAAGCACACAACCAAACATTAAAAGATGAAGAAACTTGTACGATGTGTGGATCATATTGTGCTATGAAGGTGGTAGATAAGGCGTTATAA
- the sppA gene encoding signal peptide peptidase SppA, with amino-acid sequence MNFSLKQILLTIGVGILVVLLVLGGLGFLIINSISGGKEVTQEGIAVINISGPITSGSSGGVLGRVGVGSRSVMKQINQAKDDKKVKAILLRVNSPGGSSAASDEIYRELKKFKATEKPIVVSMGDVAASGGYYISAPADQIYADPSTITGSIGVIMQFNNLQELYNKIGVKPVTFTSGPHKDMGSPSRELTSKEEKILQNMIDSVYQEFVDAVVEGRGLSEDKVRKLADGRIYTGRQAKKLGLVDKLGTFYDAVDKAANLAGMEGEPNLIYYNQSSPIKRLLSSASKLITYMFFDKKVGYNTNMNTEKSQLMYYKLLEQREANYLEGLQLQY; translated from the coding sequence ATGAATTTTAGTCTTAAGCAGATACTTTTGACCATAGGTGTTGGTATTCTTGTGGTCTTATTAGTTTTAGGGGGTTTAGGATTTTTAATTATTAATAGTATTTCTGGTGGAAAAGAAGTAACACAAGAGGGGATTGCAGTAATTAATATTAGTGGCCCTATAACTAGTGGTAGTAGTGGAGGTGTATTGGGTAGAGTTGGTGTCGGATCGCGTTCTGTTATGAAGCAAATTAATCAAGCTAAGGATGATAAAAAGGTTAAAGCTATATTATTAAGAGTTAATAGCCCAGGAGGAAGTTCAGCTGCTTCTGACGAAATTTACCGGGAACTTAAGAAATTTAAAGCAACTGAAAAGCCAATAGTAGTTTCTATGGGTGATGTAGCTGCCTCTGGAGGATATTATATTTCAGCACCTGCTGATCAAATCTATGCTGATCCTTCTACTATCACCGGTAGTATCGGAGTGATTATGCAGTTCAATAATTTACAAGAATTATATAATAAGATAGGAGTTAAACCTGTAACTTTTACAAGTGGACCTCATAAGGATATGGGAAGTCCAAGTAGAGAATTAACTTCTAAAGAGGAAAAAATATTACAGAATATGATAGATAGTGTTTATCAAGAGTTTGTAGATGCAGTAGTTGAAGGGAGAGGACTGTCAGAGGATAAAGTTAGAAAATTAGCAGATGGAAGAATCTATACAGGAAGACAGGCTAAAAAACTAGGATTAGTAGATAAATTAGGTACTTTTTATGATGCTGTGGATAAAGCTGCTAATTTAGCTGGAATGGAAGGAGAACCTAATTTAATCTATTACAATCAATCATCTCCTATAAAGCGTCTATTAAGTTCAGCTAGTAAATTAATTACATATATGTTCTTTGATAAAAAGGTTGGTTATAATACAAATATGAATACAGAAAAATCTCA